gtagtccttacttcccATTAAGTTTAACAGGTCGGGCCTGACAGTAGTAAAAATTTAATGTCCATGGCATGCCCATACCCATAAGACAACACAGGCCAGGCCAGATCAGGTCGGGCAGGTCTCATGCCCAGAATATTCAAAAATGGAAAAAGTATTATAAACTAATGTTTATTTACTAAGACGCCCTTGTATCTAAGATTGGGGTTTCTTCTATCCCTGTAAATAGAGACATAAATCATTGTAATTATATACACATTTAATGAAAATTCTCTCTACTTCCTCACCCTATTTTCTGTCTCCTCCTCTTTCACGAGACATTATCTCAAAGTCGGAGCTAATAAAAACATAACATTCGGTTATCGGATGGAGCCAAAGATGCAAACCAGGCACGAAGAGATATTTCTTAAATTTTTGACTTTTGTTATTTTACTAATTTTATATGTATTGCATCCATTTGAATCATATTACACTGCTAACTATTAATTATTTTGTCTTCAAGTAAAGTGGATTGAGTTATTACAATCTCTTCTATTCAAACAGAGTACATTAGAATAAGCAGCAGACTTGACGACGAAGTCGTTACCTTAACAGTAAGTCCACTGGTTTTCTTTTCCTCTTCTCTTATATTACTTTattaattactccctccgttattTTAATATAGGCCGGTTTGGGATATCGGAAAAAATAAGGTTTTTAATAAAACAAATCATTTCGGCcgttttttcctgtttttttcttttttgccctCTCTCCCGATAAATTCCTCTTTCCGAAAACAAACGAAACTGAGAAAAAAATTTCCAAATTCAAAATTCGAAAGTTAATCACCCCATCAATAATTTTCCATGGATTTTAATCTGCTCCTGTTTTTAATTTAGTGTTTTCACCCAATTCAAATATGTTATCAGATATCTTACTCTTCTTTATCTCCTTCTTTTGGTCGTTTTACTTCCTCCTGCTGGTTTTCACCCAATTCAAATCTGTTCAATTGATTGATTAGATTGAGGTTTATCAAGATCTTGGGTTGGTATTAAAGAAAGTTTGTGTTTAGTTTGTAGGTCTGATTGGTTAATTACAAATGCGATAAGATGGGTTTCAATTAGTTTCTGCTATAGAGGGTTTTTCTGCTGCGGATTGTGAAGAGAAGTTTGTGATGGGTTTCAAGTAGTTTCTGCTACAGAGGGTGCTTCTAATGGTTGTTGGTGATTTGATGATTTTCgtgtattgatgaagaagaactgTGTGTCAATGGGGATTCACCCTTTAAGTGTTTGATAAAATTACCAAGTGAAATGGGTTTTGGCTTGAATCAAACTCCTGAGGATACTCTATCTCAAGGTAATTTTACATCAACTACTCCAATTACTACAATTCCATCTCCAATTATTAGAGATTTAAATCAATATTGTCTCATCGATTTAAACGAATGTTACCCGGAAGAAAATGATGATGgtgatagtgaagaagaagaagaaaacgaggaggaggaggagatacACTGTCCCATTAACACCAATGCAAAACTAGAACCTATTCAACatggaaataagaagaagaatttaacTTCTGATATAAAGAGAAGGATTCTTGAAAAATTGATGCAAGGAAGCACAGATGGGAGACTTCACAGGGGAGTTATCACCGATACTGCGGCTCGGTTTGAAGTTGGTTTTAGAACGGTTTCGAGATTATGGCATGATGCAAAACTGGCTAATGCAAATGGAGATGTAGTTGATATCTCTTCTAAGATGGTCAATAGAGTTGGCAGAAAGAGAATTGAATTAGATTTAGATAGAATTAAGTTGATACCTCTTCGCAAACGAACAATAATAAGAGGAATAACACACGAACTAAACTTGTCAACATCAACCGTACATCGACTAATCAAGGATGGAAATCTTCGACCACATTCGAATGCCTTGAGGCCGGGACTTACGGATGAAAACAAGATAGCAAGGGTGAATTTTTACTTAAAAATGATAGACAAAGGTATGACCCAATCTTCAAGTTCATTCATTGACATGTTGGATAGGATTCATAtagatgaaaaatggttttacATTACAAGAAGAGCACAAAAGTATTATCTTCATGCGGAAGAAGAAGATCCTTTACGCACGTGCAAAAGTAAAATTTTTATCACCACAATCATGTTTTTAACGGCCGTGGCTCGTCCTCGCTTGGGTTTTGATGGTAAGATCGGAATATGATCTTTTGTGGTTAAAGAAGCCGCAAAAAGGAGCAGCAAAAACCGCAAAGCTGGGATAGTGGAAACCAAGGCCATGAAATCTGTTGACAAAGATGTTATGAGGTGTTTTTCGATTGAGAAATTATTGCCTGCTATCAAGAAGAAATGTCCGTTAATAATTGTAAGAAAATCTTTATACAACAAGATAATGCAAAATTACATGTCCAcgagaatgataaagaatttgtgGAAGCGGTTAGAAGTTATGGGTTAGATATCGAGTTGTTGTGTCAACCTCCGAACAGCCCCGACTTGAATGTTTTAGACCTTGGGTTCTTCAGCGCTATTTCTGCACTTCGTCATACTGATGCTCCAACCACAGTAGACGAGTTTATTGCAAGTGTTACGAGAGCATTTGAAAATTTCTCGGTTGAAGACGCAAACAATGTTTTCATAACATTACAATCTTGCATGAAGGAGATTCTTAGAATCAAGGGTGGAATTCACTACAAGATTCCGCATATGCATAAATGGCGTTTAATTAGAGATGGCCAACTCCCTAATGTACTCGAGTGTGATCCGAAGCCACTGCTTGAGCTATATAGGAGAAGCATCCACATTCGTCCACCTCGTGATTCAGCTCCCAAACCACCTAAACCAGTAAGCTAACTCCTCCCACTACTTTTAAGTTTAATAGACCATGATTAAGCTTCTTTATTCGGGGTCATGTGCTTATACTGTATGCTTAATAACATTTTTAACTGAACTAGTTACCAGCATATTTTCACTTCTTTCAGCCTCCTGAAAATCATTAGTAGGTCGTGACGATATTTATGTAAGTGAAACCAAAGCATATACCCACAGAAAATTGTCAATTGTTCTAGCTAAGTAAGGTCAGTTTATAGAAACCAGTAAACTTGCATCTGCGTGACATTTAGCTGTGGATCTTTGAAGACCTAAAATGCTTATGTATGCTGAGTTGATCTTTGAAGACCTAAAAGCTTAAAGATCAACATCTTCggctttgtatccaaaaaaaaaacataaagagGTCTAGAATTTGAAACTGGAAATTCATTTTGCCGACATGAAAACGCAATCATCGGTGACCTCCCTATATGAATTTTCAGAATTCATGAGTAGAAAGAAACATTTCGGCAGTAATTTAATTTTGGGTCAATGTGGCTAGTTACGACTAGAACTTAGGTGCAGGTCATATTAGACcattttatttcggttttgttgCTGACAATTACTGCCCATAGTCTTCCAGTACCTTTTACTCTTGTGAGAGACCAAGTTTTTGCGAGATGCACAACTGATAAAAACCAATAATCTTCAGACTGCCCTCCAGGTTCACAGCATGtacatcttttctttttcttaaactATTATATATCGCCAGTCTGGTTATAACTGTGTGGTAGTAGTAGTAATCTTGTATCTGCAGTAGTCAATAGACTGGGTGTTAGTAGTATGGTTATAACTGGGTGTTAGTAGTCGCAGCTTCCTGACCCTCTTGAAGTGTTTTTGTTAGTATTGATTTCTGTttgtctctttgtgtgttctgattAGGTCGTTCCGCTTATCCCAATGGAGAAAAACAATGGCTTTGGTGCTCAATGGTTAAGGCCATTACTGGAAGCAAACTATTTCGTTCCTTGTAGTGACCATGGGGAAGAAATGTCTAAAACTGGATGCAATTTTTTC
This portion of the Papaver somniferum cultivar HN1 chromosome 11, ASM357369v1, whole genome shotgun sequence genome encodes:
- the LOC113324548 gene encoding uncharacterized protein LOC113324548, which gives rise to MGFGLNQTPEDTLSQGNFTSTTPITTIPSPIIRDLNQYCLIDLNECYPEENDDGDSEEEEENEEEEEIHCPINTNAKLEPIQHGNKKKNLTSDIKRRILEKLMQGSTDGRLHRGVITDTAARFEVGFRTVSRLWHDAKLANANGDVVDISSKMVNRVGRKRIELDLDRIKLIPLRKRTIIRGITHELNLSTSTVHRLIKDGNLRPHSNALRPGLTDENKIARVNFYLKMIDKGMTQSSSSFIDMLDRIHIDEKWFYITRRAQKYYLHAEEEDPLRTCKSKIFITTIMFLTAVARPRLGFDGKIGI